A region of Pyxidicoccus parkwaysis DNA encodes the following proteins:
- a CDS encoding sensor histidine kinase, which produces MTLTRRLWLLGALVPTLATLLALVIAGQLFRYDLERSLDRALLAQAAVESVSLFDGPDQEVHLHMAVSPLVDQVRPFAPQGYLYGPDGALVMRYPPLPESAQHEERLVPGEPGAEPALSTRRDSDGSRWREVLVNVRSPHGERFALRLSASLGQVDGSVGTYYRMAFSLAAVTGLLLLGVQTLQARRLARRLDAMTGHLGKLREGDFSHAPAEDRGGDEIGELRAVLAEVTQRLRGAREAQERLIADAAHELRTPLSLMRTSMDLALRRERGPEELRASLREARTEVERLAVLAGRMLDLAAVGRGTWDRKKGDLAEVVARAVEGARAEAERRGLLIRLEAQGPAEASFDAGGLRQAVDNLLANALKFSPEGGEIRVRLSREAQAFRVSVADDGPGIPATARDAVFAPFHRVPDTAHGRPGVGLGLAIVREVATRHGGRAYVADGVEGRGAEVVLEVPVFAGPA; this is translated from the coding sequence TTGACGCTGACGCGGCGGCTCTGGCTGCTGGGGGCGCTGGTGCCGACGCTGGCCACGCTCCTCGCGTTGGTCATCGCGGGGCAGTTGTTCCGCTATGACCTGGAGCGCTCGCTAGACCGGGCGCTGCTGGCGCAGGCCGCGGTGGAGAGCGTCAGCCTCTTCGACGGCCCCGACCAGGAGGTCCACCTGCACATGGCGGTGTCGCCCCTGGTGGACCAGGTGCGGCCCTTCGCCCCGCAGGGCTACCTCTACGGACCCGATGGTGCGCTGGTGATGCGCTACCCGCCGCTTCCGGAGTCGGCACAGCATGAGGAGCGGCTCGTCCCCGGCGAGCCCGGTGCGGAGCCGGCGCTCTCCACGCGCAGGGACTCGGATGGCAGCCGGTGGCGCGAGGTGCTCGTGAATGTTCGCTCGCCGCATGGGGAGCGCTTCGCGCTGCGGTTGTCCGCTTCGCTGGGGCAGGTGGATGGCTCGGTGGGGACGTACTACCGCATGGCCTTCTCGCTGGCGGCGGTGACGGGGTTGCTGTTGCTGGGCGTGCAGACACTGCAGGCGCGGCGGTTGGCGCGGCGGCTGGATGCGATGACCGGGCACCTGGGGAAGCTGCGCGAGGGAGACTTCTCGCACGCGCCGGCGGAGGACCGGGGCGGCGACGAGATTGGTGAGCTGCGGGCGGTGCTGGCGGAGGTGACGCAGCGGCTGCGCGGCGCGCGAGAGGCCCAGGAGCGGCTCATCGCGGATGCGGCGCACGAGCTGCGCACACCGCTGTCGCTGATGCGGACCAGCATGGACCTGGCACTGAGGCGCGAGCGGGGACCGGAGGAGTTGCGAGCCAGCCTGCGGGAGGCGCGGACCGAGGTGGAGCGGCTCGCGGTGCTGGCGGGGCGGATGTTGGACCTGGCGGCGGTGGGGCGCGGCACGTGGGACCGGAAGAAGGGAGACCTGGCGGAGGTGGTGGCCCGCGCGGTGGAGGGCGCGCGCGCGGAGGCGGAGCGGCGGGGCCTGCTCATCCGCCTGGAAGCGCAGGGGCCCGCGGAGGCGAGCTTCGACGCGGGAGGTCTGCGTCAGGCGGTGGACAACCTGCTGGCCAACGCCCTGAAGTTCTCACCCGAGGGAGGGGAGATTCGCGTGCGCCTGTCGCGGGAGGCGCAGGCCTTCCGGGTGAGCGTGGCGGATGACGGGCCGGGCATTCCCGCCACCGCGCGCGACGCGGTGTTCGCGCCCTTCCACCGGGTGCCGGACACGGCGCACGGCAGGCCCGGAGTGGGGCTGGGGCTCGCCATCGTCCGCGAGGTGGCGACGCGGCACGGCGGCCGAGCGTACGTGGCGGACGGCGTGGAGGGGCGCGGGGCGGAGGTCGTCCTCGAGGTGCCTGTGTTCGCGGGCCCGGCCTGA
- a CDS encoding class I SAM-dependent methyltransferase, which translates to MTPSRAHVAPRRLTFVLLGVVTAALGACRSESGEAKHQEPAQKAAAAPVPAQEPPTELHGVGGIEGEQAAYDQSRQPAKFIAALGLSQGQHVADVGAGLGYFTPRLSEAVGPTGQVVATDINDEALALLRKRMSERKNVVVRKVSPDDPGLEPDKYDLILLSEVDHFFSDRVDYLNRLRPALTPTGRIAVTHLRAMRPPLVAAAQAAGYAITSEYNELPEHYLLFLQPAASR; encoded by the coding sequence ATGACTCCCTCTCGCGCGCATGTTGCTCCTCGCCGTCTCACGTTCGTGTTGCTCGGCGTCGTGACGGCCGCGTTGGGGGCATGCCGCTCCGAGAGCGGCGAAGCGAAGCATCAGGAGCCCGCGCAGAAGGCAGCAGCGGCTCCCGTTCCCGCGCAGGAGCCACCCACCGAGCTCCACGGCGTCGGTGGCATCGAGGGCGAGCAGGCCGCGTATGACCAATCCCGTCAGCCGGCGAAGTTCATCGCCGCGCTGGGCCTCTCCCAGGGTCAGCACGTCGCGGATGTCGGAGCCGGACTGGGCTACTTCACGCCGCGCCTCTCGGAGGCCGTCGGCCCGACAGGCCAGGTGGTCGCGACCGACATCAACGACGAGGCCCTCGCGCTGCTCCGCAAGCGCATGTCCGAGCGGAAGAACGTCGTGGTGCGCAAGGTGTCGCCGGATGACCCGGGCCTCGAGCCCGATAAGTACGACCTCATCCTCCTCTCCGAGGTGGACCACTTCTTCTCGGACCGGGTGGACTACCTGAACCGGCTGCGCCCCGCCCTCACCCCGACTGGCCGCATCGCGGTGACGCACCTCCGGGCCATGCGCCCGCCGCTCGTCGCCGCCGCCCAGGCCGCGGGCTACGCCATCACCTCCGAGTACAACGAGCTGCCGGAGCACTACCTCCTCTTCCTGCAACCCGCTGCCAGCCGATAG
- a CDS encoding ABC transporter substrate-binding protein — protein sequence MRWMRAVMLVLVVGLAGCKRQEVSPAPDPAAAKRGRSLFQRGLSVRDAPLRGFLAPEQVELSGEVAACARCHGPSGRGSREGGVEVPDITPGALGHARSRAVGEVENRARPPYSRETLLRAVTEGVSASGRVLGVAMPRYALGEVEREELIAYLQQLGEQPDPGVTASTLTVGAALPLSGRLGPLGLEAEAVVRAVFADVNAGGGIFRRKLELVVEDDAAMYARPGSTPRNSGVMTNAASSRAGQNQTAGPDATARSSTASAIAGEATSHVQQVGSPSEPDATARLLDKGVLAMVASVRQGALPSDSLLTREGVPLVLPLTLGGGASDEDSPVFFLYPDEPSLARLVVQHLARLHESELRRKPLVVAHAGGEAGSTWALAVRQEAERRELAPPTELTPNADGTLTDLDATVKRWAAAPPPAVLYAGTPSGLGALLRALEVHAPGVPVFAPASIADPSVLGDSAARVRFVYPAGLGARAPDLREFAAFMERHGLAPGHTAFQLGAYAAARVLVEALTRTGADVTRASLVQHLEALRDFDTGVSPLVTFGVNRRVGVQGAQLAVVEPTTGRLVAASEWIPLSP from the coding sequence ATGCGGTGGATGCGGGCCGTCATGCTGGTGCTGGTGGTGGGGCTGGCGGGATGCAAACGCCAGGAGGTGTCCCCTGCTCCAGACCCGGCGGCGGCGAAGCGTGGGCGGAGCCTGTTCCAGCGCGGGCTGAGCGTCCGGGATGCGCCGCTGAGGGGCTTCCTGGCGCCCGAGCAGGTGGAGCTGAGCGGCGAGGTGGCGGCGTGCGCGCGTTGTCATGGGCCGTCGGGACGGGGAAGTCGCGAGGGTGGCGTGGAGGTGCCGGACATCACGCCGGGGGCGTTGGGACATGCGCGCTCTCGCGCGGTGGGTGAGGTGGAGAACCGCGCCCGGCCTCCGTATTCGCGTGAGACGTTGCTGCGCGCTGTCACGGAGGGCGTGTCCGCGAGCGGCCGTGTGCTGGGCGTGGCCATGCCCCGGTATGCCCTGGGCGAGGTGGAGCGCGAGGAGTTGATCGCGTACCTCCAGCAGCTCGGCGAGCAGCCGGACCCTGGCGTTACTGCGTCTACTCTCACGGTGGGCGCCGCGCTGCCGCTGAGCGGGCGGCTGGGGCCACTGGGGCTCGAAGCCGAGGCCGTGGTGCGCGCGGTGTTCGCGGATGTGAATGCGGGCGGCGGCATCTTCCGGCGAAAGCTGGAGCTCGTGGTGGAGGACGACGCGGCGATGTACGCGCGGCCGGGGAGCACTCCGCGAAACAGCGGGGTCATGACGAACGCGGCGAGCTCACGTGCGGGGCAGAATCAAACGGCCGGGCCGGATGCCACCGCGCGAAGTTCCACCGCATCGGCGATTGCGGGCGAAGCAACTTCGCACGTGCAACAGGTTGGTTCACCCTCGGAGCCGGATGCCACCGCGCGACTGCTCGACAAGGGCGTGCTCGCAATGGTGGCCAGCGTGCGGCAGGGAGCGTTGCCCTCGGATTCGCTGCTGACTCGTGAGGGCGTGCCGCTGGTGCTCCCGCTGACGCTGGGCGGAGGCGCATCGGACGAGGACAGTCCCGTGTTCTTCCTCTACCCGGATGAGCCTTCCCTCGCGCGACTGGTGGTGCAGCACCTGGCCCGGTTGCATGAGTCCGAGCTGCGCCGCAAGCCGCTGGTCGTGGCACATGCGGGTGGCGAGGCCGGAAGCACCTGGGCCCTCGCGGTGCGACAGGAGGCAGAGCGCCGTGAGCTGGCACCGCCGACGGAGCTGACTCCGAACGCGGACGGGACGCTGACGGACCTGGACGCGACGGTGAAGCGATGGGCCGCGGCGCCACCGCCCGCGGTGCTGTACGCAGGCACACCTTCCGGACTCGGGGCACTGCTACGGGCCCTGGAGGTGCATGCGCCCGGCGTGCCCGTCTTTGCCCCTGCGAGCATCGCGGACCCGTCGGTACTGGGAGACTCGGCCGCGCGTGTGCGCTTCGTGTATCCGGCGGGACTGGGAGCCCGCGCGCCCGACCTGCGCGAGTTCGCCGCCTTCATGGAGCGGCATGGCCTGGCTCCGGGACACACGGCCTTCCAGCTCGGAGCGTACGCGGCGGCGCGAGTGCTGGTGGAGGCCCTCACCCGCACCGGCGCGGACGTGACGCGAGCCAGCCTCGTGCAACATCTGGAGGCGCTGCGTGACTTCGACACGGGCGTGTCTCCTCTCGTCACCTTCGGCGTCAACCGGCGCGTGGGCGTGCAGGGCGCGCAGCTCGCGGTGGTGGAGCCGACCACGGGCCGCCTCGTCGCGGCGTCGGAGTGGATTCCACTGTCGCCTTGA
- a CDS encoding SCO family protein — MKTHALSPLRKAVALLALAFAPPVLATDIAVPAPPPAAKAESLDVQVPDVELVDQTGRKVRLWTDLVRGHTVAINFIFTRCKTICSPMTATLARVQQELGPKSDVRFISITLDVANDTPERMAKFAEPFKPGPGWSFLTGEPAKVKDALVALGGYVPDKEAHRPTVLVGNAVADSWTRVDGLGSPSRILEAVREARAASAGPSELGSTDSNASAQDAAAAKYFTNTELVDQNGKTHRFYEDLVRGRKVLINFAFTSCKGACSPITKHLADVQAKLGDRVGKDITMITLSVDPANDTPKSLSTFAKKFGVKKGWYFLTGSRENITLVLKKLGGYVDTPDAHNTTLLIGDAATGMWVKSPAMANVENIVHAVEHLNDPK, encoded by the coding sequence ATGAAGACGCATGCCCTTTCTCCTCTCCGGAAGGCGGTGGCCCTGCTGGCGCTGGCCTTTGCTCCGCCGGTGCTCGCGACGGACATCGCCGTGCCCGCGCCACCGCCTGCCGCGAAGGCCGAGTCCCTGGACGTGCAGGTGCCGGACGTGGAGCTGGTGGACCAGACGGGCCGCAAGGTGCGGCTGTGGACGGACCTGGTCCGTGGGCACACGGTGGCCATCAACTTCATCTTCACGCGGTGCAAGACCATCTGCTCGCCGATGACGGCAACGCTGGCGCGCGTGCAGCAGGAGCTGGGGCCGAAAAGTGACGTGCGCTTCATCTCCATCACCCTGGACGTGGCCAACGACACGCCGGAGCGGATGGCGAAGTTCGCCGAGCCCTTCAAGCCCGGCCCGGGCTGGTCCTTCCTCACCGGCGAGCCGGCGAAGGTGAAGGATGCGCTGGTGGCGCTGGGTGGCTATGTGCCGGACAAGGAGGCCCACCGGCCCACCGTGCTCGTGGGCAACGCGGTGGCGGACTCGTGGACGCGCGTGGATGGGCTGGGCAGCCCCTCTCGCATCCTTGAGGCCGTGCGCGAGGCACGGGCCGCTTCCGCCGGTCCGTCCGAGCTGGGCTCGACGGACAGCAACGCCTCCGCGCAGGACGCGGCCGCCGCGAAGTACTTCACCAACACGGAGCTGGTGGACCAGAACGGCAAGACGCACCGCTTCTATGAGGACCTGGTGCGTGGCCGGAAGGTGCTCATCAACTTCGCCTTCACCTCGTGCAAGGGGGCGTGCTCGCCCATCACGAAACATCTGGCAGATGTGCAGGCGAAGCTGGGCGACCGCGTGGGGAAGGACATCACGATGATTACCCTCTCCGTGGACCCGGCGAATGACACGCCGAAGAGCCTGAGCACCTTCGCGAAGAAGTTCGGTGTGAAGAAGGGGTGGTACTTCCTCACCGGCTCACGGGAGAACATCACGCTCGTGCTGAAGAAGCTGGGCGGGTACGTGGACACGCCCGATGCGCACAACACCACGCTGCTCATCGGAGATGCCGCCACGGGCATGTGGGTGAAGTCTCCCGCCATGGCGAACGTGGAGAACATCGTCCACGCGGTGGAACACCTGAACGACCCGAAGTGA
- a CDS encoding YncE family protein — MRKRLLVTAAGLLSVGALTAGGLFLSNATRPPAPVAAPLPPITAPPVSVQREGVSLSFDLALAPRPLAAERGSPLQGTARLVLKDVKTGEPLQGRRPLGWLSLRQKDDPPLDDAACKGRVKTYLGGLLSARAEVDLNAYWFLTLNHDHTLSVINPQIAFGRTKLQSLVSVGGAVADWALLPDRSAVYVTVPSNNTVSVVDTERFLALRPVRVGRQPGRVAVAPDGRSAWVSNDGDGTVSVLDTASHTVVATVEAGPGRHEVAFSDEGRTAWLTSEEGDSLLAVDVGTRDVLGRVMIGAGAGAVAWSPVARAIFVAQTRTHEVLVVDPATREVARRISVKPGLEALRFDRTGRWAFLVHKDAGVVDIVDAARSQVAHSLTGFSAPDSVVFTDAFAYVRNTLEGRVSLVELRTLEGTGTPAVIHVTMGQKAPADARELGRSDPIAPLPEGNGVIVAGAADRALYLYQEGMMAPRGTHLNYGREPRAVLVLDRSLREVEPGVYTASGMVRENGTYDVQLLVDNPRAVVCTEWKVGGVPEDAALVKKLPLTLTPEFDLKATFTAGSTVPLRFKLEPTAGTGDLPVQPEEIRVLMFKTPGTWQWRTEPRRTAEGVFEVDFAPPEPGQYKLVVGVESRGIDLGRLPSFTLGVLPSPAATASTEVSR, encoded by the coding sequence ATGCGCAAGCGCCTTCTCGTCACCGCCGCCGGCCTGTTGTCCGTGGGTGCCCTGACCGCCGGTGGCCTCTTCCTGTCCAACGCGACGCGGCCTCCCGCGCCCGTTGCCGCGCCCCTTCCTCCCATCACCGCTCCGCCCGTGTCCGTGCAGCGCGAGGGCGTGTCCCTGTCCTTCGACCTGGCGCTGGCCCCGCGCCCGCTGGCAGCCGAGCGCGGCTCGCCGCTGCAGGGCACCGCGCGGCTCGTGCTCAAGGACGTGAAGACGGGTGAGCCCCTCCAGGGCCGTCGGCCGCTGGGCTGGCTCTCGCTGCGTCAGAAGGATGACCCGCCCCTGGACGACGCCGCATGCAAGGGGCGCGTGAAGACGTACCTGGGTGGCCTGTTGTCCGCGCGGGCGGAGGTGGACCTCAACGCCTACTGGTTCCTCACGCTCAACCATGACCACACGCTGTCCGTCATCAACCCGCAGATTGCCTTTGGCCGCACCAAGCTGCAGAGCCTGGTGTCGGTGGGCGGCGCGGTGGCGGACTGGGCGCTCTTGCCGGACCGCTCGGCGGTGTACGTGACGGTGCCTTCCAACAACACCGTGTCCGTGGTGGACACGGAGCGCTTCCTCGCCCTGCGGCCCGTGCGCGTGGGACGGCAGCCGGGCCGCGTCGCGGTGGCGCCGGACGGCCGCTCCGCCTGGGTGAGCAACGACGGCGACGGCACGGTGAGCGTGCTCGACACCGCGTCGCACACCGTGGTGGCCACGGTGGAGGCTGGCCCCGGCCGTCACGAGGTGGCCTTCTCCGACGAGGGCCGCACCGCGTGGCTCACCAGCGAGGAAGGTGACTCGCTGCTCGCCGTGGACGTAGGCACGCGCGACGTGCTGGGCCGGGTGATGATTGGTGCCGGCGCGGGCGCGGTGGCATGGAGCCCGGTGGCTCGCGCCATCTTCGTGGCGCAGACGCGGACGCACGAGGTGCTGGTGGTGGACCCGGCCACCCGTGAGGTGGCTCGCCGCATCTCCGTGAAGCCGGGCCTGGAGGCGCTGCGCTTCGACCGCACCGGCCGCTGGGCCTTCCTGGTGCACAAGGACGCGGGCGTGGTGGACATCGTGGACGCGGCGCGCAGCCAGGTGGCGCACTCGCTCACCGGCTTCTCCGCGCCGGACTCCGTTGTCTTCACGGACGCCTTCGCCTACGTGCGCAACACCCTGGAGGGCCGCGTGTCGCTGGTGGAGTTGCGCACGCTGGAGGGCACCGGCACTCCGGCCGTCATCCACGTCACCATGGGACAGAAGGCTCCGGCGGACGCGCGCGAGCTGGGCCGCTCGGACCCCATCGCCCCGCTGCCGGAGGGCAATGGCGTCATCGTCGCCGGTGCCGCGGACCGCGCGTTGTACCTGTACCAGGAGGGCATGATGGCTCCGCGCGGCACGCACCTGAACTACGGCCGCGAGCCGCGCGCGGTGCTGGTGCTGGACCGCTCGCTGCGCGAGGTGGAGCCCGGCGTCTACACGGCCTCGGGCATGGTGCGGGAGAACGGCACGTATGACGTGCAGCTCCTCGTGGACAACCCGCGCGCGGTGGTGTGCACGGAGTGGAAGGTGGGCGGCGTCCCCGAGGACGCGGCGCTCGTGAAGAAGCTGCCGCTGACGCTCACTCCGGAGTTCGACCTGAAGGCGACCTTCACCGCCGGCTCCACGGTGCCCCTGCGCTTCAAGCTGGAGCCCACGGCGGGCACGGGCGACCTGCCCGTGCAGCCGGAGGAGATTCGCGTGCTGATGTTCAAGACGCCGGGCACGTGGCAGTGGCGTACGGAGCCGCGCCGCACCGCGGAGGGCGTGTTCGAGGTGGACTTCGCTCCGCCGGAGCCCGGCCAGTACAAGCTCGTCGTGGGCGTGGAGAGCCGGGGCATCGACCTGGGCCGCCTGCCCTCCTTCACCCTGGGCGTGCTGCCGTCTCCCGCCGCCACTGCTTCCACCGAGGTTTCGCGATGA